The genomic window AGGGGGTGCAGGATTGAGGGCTGTGGATCTCAGAGCCTCTCACATTCTTCTTCACTCCTTCTCGCCCCTCCCAACTCACAGGTGCAGGAGCTCCGGTCCTTGGGCTTTGAGCCTGAGGAGGGGTCTCTTCAAGCCTTGTTCCAACACGGGGGTGACGTAGCACGAGCCCTGACTGAGCTACAGCGCCAGCGCCTAGAGCCCTTCCATCAGCGCCTCTGGGACAGTGGTCCTGAGCCCACCCCTTCCTGGGACGGGCCAGATAAGCAGGTGCTGGAAGGAGGTGAAGAGCCCACTTAGTAGGGCTGAGGGCAGGCTGAGGGGTAGGCTCTCTGCGGTCTGACAGCCACTTCTTCCCTCTCCACCTGAATCGCCTTGCAGAGCCTGGTCAGACGGCTTTTGGCAGTCCACGCACTCCCCAGCTGGGGCCGGGCAGAGCTGGCGCTGGCGCTACTGCAGGAAACACCCAGGAACTATGAGTTGGGGGACGTGGTAGAAGCTgtgaggcagagccaggaccggGCCTTCCTGCGCCGCTTGCTTGCCCAGGAGTGTGCCGTGTGCAGCTGGGCCCTGCCCCGCAACCGGGTAAGTCCCTCCCAACTACCCCTGGCCTTAGAACTGCTCAGTTCCCTTTGGACCCCCCCTCGACCCCAGCCCCTGTCTCTGATCTTGTCTTTTGCTCTGCAGTTGCCTATGTGCCCCTGAAGTCTtctgggaaggggagggcaggaaTAGGccacctccctctcttttttttaaatgttctattaTGGGAAATTTCGAACATGCAATAGTAGAGAAAACTGTATAACGAATTCcactctccttccccccaccatgTATTCATCATGAAGCTTCAGCCATTATTAATGTATGACCAATCTTTACTTCATCTACATATACataagattattttgaagcaaatctcagatGTCAGGTAGTTTATCTGtaatatttcaatatgtatctctaaaagataaaactttttgaaaatatagcCACAAATACCACTGTCACACCAAAAAAATTACCAGTAATTCTTTAATGTGATCATCAAATACCCAGTTGGTTGGAATAGGCCCCTTTTATCTCCTGAGCCCCTTCTGACTTACTCTAGGTCAGAAGTGGCAGTTCTTCGGCAAAATAGTTTAGTTAGGCTGGctctgtatgttttttgttttcactttttattttgaaataattgtagagtCACAGGCAGttataaaaatagtacagagtcCTGTGTGCTCTTTATCCACCTCCTCCCAATGGTGACATCTTGTATAATCATAGTGCAATATCAAGACCAAGAAATAGATATTGGTACAATGTTAGCTAGACAGCAGGCTTTGTTCATTTTGTGcattagtgtgtatgtgtgtagttgTATGCCGTTTGATCCCACAtgtagattcatgtaaccaccactacaatcaagatacCACAATGCAACCCCCTTGTGCTACCACTTTATAGTTGTaactttcttcccctcctcctgtcatatggcagccactagtctgttctccattgctatagttttgtcatttcaaggatgttgtttgtgtttgcttttttttttggccacaccacacagctttcaggatcttagttccccaaccagggattgaacccgggccctcgtcagtgaaagtgcggagtcctacccactggaccaccagggaatccagccccctccccggcttttttttcctttttaaattaacttttttttttttttttgcggtacgcgggcctctcactgttgtggcctctcccgttgcggagtgcaggctcagtggacatggctcacgggcccagccgctccacggcatgtgggatcttcctggNNNNNNNNNNNNNNNNNNNNNNNNNNNNNNNNNNNNNNNNNNNNNNNNNNNNNNNNNNNNNNNNNNNNNNNNNNNNNNNNNNNNNNNNNNNNNNNNNNNNNNNNNNNNNNNNNNNNNNNNNNNNNNNNNNNNNNNNNNNNNNNNNNNNNNNNNNNNNNNNNNNNNNNNNNNNNNNNNNNNNNNNNNNNNNNNNNNNNNNNNNNNNNNNNNNNNccgtgtcccctgcatcggcaggcggactctcaaccactgcgccaccagggaagcccttaaattaacttttaaaaaatttttattttctattggagtatagttgatctacaatgctgtgttagtttcaggtgtacagcaaagtgattcagttattgtgtgtttgcttttaattGAATGTGGTTGCCTTTAGAGGGCATTCTTCCGTTTACCTTAGGTCTCAccattgtctgtttttttccatctgaaagtcttcagacatttaggttgcccgCCCAGTTGTTATTTAGACCCCAGTTTCATAGCAGACACCTcctactgcccctccccccagctggcAACTGTAGCTTCttacccccttccctcccttcccttcccctccaccagATGCAGGCTCTGACCTCCTGTGAATGCACTATCTGTCCCGACTGCTTCCGCCAGCACTTCACCATTGCCTTGAAGGAGAAACACATCACAGACATGGTGTGCCCTGCCTGTGGCCGCCCCGACCTCACCGATGACGCACAGCTGCTCAGCTACTTTTCTACCCTCGATATCCAGGTACTGCAGTCCCTAGGACTCAGGGTGCCCTGGGCTTTGAACAGGAGCCTTGCCCACCCGCCACTTCCACATCCTGTTCCCAGCTTCGAGAGAGCCTAGAGCCAGATGCCTATGCGCTGTTCCACAAGAAGCTGACTGAGGGCGTGCTCATGCGAGATCCCAAGTTCTTGTGGTGTGCCCAGGTCAGAGGCCTGCCCAGAGCTGCTGAccggagggaggggtggggagtggtgcCTGGTCAGGTCTCAGACAGCTTTATGCTCTTGCACCCACAGTGCTCCTTTGGCTTCATATACGAGCGTGAGCAGCTGGAGGCAACATGTCCCCAGTGTCACCAGACCTTCTGTGTGCGCTGCAAGCGCCAGGTGAGGCACATCCATCCTTTTGGAAATACCTGCTGAGCCACCGCAGGTACTGTTAGACGTGGGGTGTGCTGGAGAACAGAACAGACATGAGCTCTGGGCTCAAAGAGTTACAGGctagccagggagggagggaggaggggtgagggaaggagagagagcagaATTATACATCGCCATGAgttctatgaagaaaacaaatacgAATCTGAGGTTAGGAATAACAGGATGGACCTACCTAGTACACAGGATCGAGAGGTTAGACAAGTCTTCCCTAAAATGGCTGGATTTAAGCTCAGGCGTGAAATTTAAGAAGAAGCCAACTATGCAAAGAGTATTTGGGAGAGAAAGAACAACACATGGAAAGGCCAAAGTCAGAAAAAGTGTTGTGTGGCTGGAGCCTCAAGAGCAAGGGTGAGAGTGGCTGGCGGTCGGAGAGGAGCTAGCTGTCAGGTCAGGAGAGGCCGTGAGGCCAATCAAGCAAGGGATCGGCCTTTCATTCTGAGACTGAGCAAGGGGTGATGCTCTCTCTCATTTACCTTTAGAAAGTTTAATATTTGATACCAAAAAGTtgcatctgtctttttttttttaacttattttaattaattaattaatttatttatttattgttggctgtgttgggtcttcgttgctgcgtgcgggctttctctagttgaggcgagcaggggctactcttcgttgccgcgtgtggACTTCTCATctccgtggcttctcttgttgcggagcatgggctctaggcgcgtgggcttcagtagttgtggctcgcgggctctaaagctcagtctcagtagttgtggcacacgggctcagttgctctgcggcatgtgggatcttcctagaccagggctcgaacgcatgtcccctgcattggcaggtggattcttaaccactgtgccaccagggaagtccctgcatctgtcttataaaacacaataataaaatgaacacctgCGACCCTACCACCAAACCCTCCAAGCTAGAACACTCCCAGTGCAGTTGGTTACACGTTCAAAGGCACACTGGCTGCAAGGTGGAGGCTGAACCATAGGGGAGCAGGAGTGGAAGCATAGAGACTAGGAATCGAGACGAGACCTGACCTGGCCTGGAGTAAAGGTGGTCAGAGTAGGGATGAAGAAAAGGACAGGGTTGAGCTAGGCTTGGGTGGTGGAAACAAGACTTGCTGGTGAATGTTTCGGGTGTGAAGAGATGAGAGAACCAAGGCTGACCCCTCGGTTTGGGATTTGAGCAAATGGTGGATGGCAGTGCCATACACTAAGCCAGGGACTGCTGGATCTGAGTGGAGGGGCCAGCAAGAAGGGCCTGGGATAGAGCTTTCATGGGAAGCTTGTTTCCTTCTGGCAGTGGGAGGAGCAGCACCGAGGCCGGAGCTGTGAAGATTTCCAGAACTGGAAACGCACCAATGACCCGGAGTACCAGGCCCAGGGCTTGGCGATGTACCTTCAGGAAAATGGCATAGGTAAGGTTGCCTGTTTGCCCCGTAATCTCTCATTGCCAGCGGCTCTCTTCCTGAGGGCCTGAGGAGCAGTGGCAGCTAGAACACTGACCTGCTGTCCCTTGCAGACTGCCCCAAGTGCAAGTTCTCGTACGCACTGGCCCGAGGAGGCTGCATGCACTTTCACTGCACCCAGTGCCGCCACCAGTTCTGCAGTGGCTGCTACAATGCCTTTTACGCCAAGAATGTGAGTCCGGAGAAGGGGGATGGAAGGGCTAGCTGGGTGGGGCTGCCGGGAGTGAGGGGTGGAGGCCGTTGAGGAACAGCCCAGGGGAAGAGAACAGTGGGGGGTAAAGcacctctctctgtcctctctccccttctgctTGCTCCAGACCCTCCAATGTCtcatctcccccacccctacaCCCCTCACGCAGGGGTTCCTGAGAGGCCAGGACCCCAACAGTCTCCAACTTCCCCTCTCCCATCTGGGTTTCCGCCAGAAATGTCCAGACCCTAACTGCAGGGTGAAGAAGTCCCTGCACGGCCACCACCCCCGCGACTGCCTCTTCTACCTGCGGGACTGGACGGCTCCTCGGCTCCAGAAGCTGCTTCAGGTCAGGAGCAGCCAGCCTGGCTGGTTTGCCGGTCGCCCAGGAGAGGAGGCAGGGCACAGGGTGGCAGGAAGGGAAAGGCCTGGATGCCGAGAAATCCAGCAGGCTGGCATCCAGGGACGCTAACGCCCATCCTTCTGCCTTCCTCAGGACAATAACGTCATGTTCAACACAGAGCCCCCAGCGGGGGCCCGGGCAGTGCCTGGAGGTGAGTGTCGGGACAGGCCTGGGAGAAGGCAAGACGAGGGGCTGGGCTCCCCCTGTGGATGAAGGGGAGGCTTGGATCTGGGGTTGGACCAGGACGCAGGGCCCATCCTGTGCTTGCTTGTTGTGCTCTTTGGTGACTAAGCCTCCCCAGgcttgtttcttcctctgtaaagtggggactGTATCCACCTTGCAGCCAAACTGTTTTATGGAAGGCCACTTTCAAGTGCCTGGCACCTCGATGCTAATTTTATTCTCCCGTTCCCAAAGGACAGTGATTCATTAGTTAACTCAGTGACTGTATAATTAAAGACTTACTAGTTGCACTGTTTTAGGTTCCATGAGGGCAACAGAAACATGTTATATATGATTCTAATCTGCCCCACTTCTTACCATCTGTGTAGAGTAAGACCTCCACAGAATAAGCTAACCTCGCAAGCCTAAATCACAATCAAAAGAGCTGTCTCACGGGAGTATATGATTATGGGCCAGAAGTCAGCTTGGCTAAAAGCAGGGACAGCAAGGTCCCTGCTTCTGTGTTGGAAGTGGTCTGCACGGTGGCATCTCTGGCACAGCTGTTAGAGCAGGGGCTCCTGTCCTCAGTCCCCTCCCTAGAGGCTGCCTCCCCCGCCTCCATCCATATCCTAGTTCTTCTGGGCCTTTGTGGTCAGTGGCCCCCTCCGGACAAAGGGTCCCTTCCTTCCCTTATCCCTAGGTGGCTGCCGAGTGATGGAGCAGAAGGAAGTTCCCGACGGGTTCCGGGACGAAGCCTGCGGCAAGGAGACTCCTGCTGGCTATGCCGGCCTCTGCCAGTGAGTGCCAGGCAGGGCGTGGAGCACGGCATCAGGGGCACAGGAGCACTGGGGGTGTGCCTGGGCAGAAGAGTGGGTCTCTGCGAGCGGTAGGTCCTGCaagaagtgggagggaggggcctcTCTAGGCAAGGGCACAGAAAGGTGGTGTGCATAGGTTGGCAAGGGCCTCCAAGAGCAACTGGCAAGGGGTGTCGGTCTTGTTCATCTGAGTATgctagtgcccagcacagtgctggacacactcaGTTGATATCAGCCAAACTTCAGAGGAACAAATATTCTGCCCTCTCATCTCCCCAGGGCGCACTACAAAGAGTACCTTGTAAGCCTCATCAATGCCCACTCGCTGGACCCAGCCACCCTGTATGAGGTGGAGGAGCTGGAGACGGCTGCCGAGCGCTACCTGCATGTGCGCCCCCAGCCGCTGCCTGGGGAGGATGCCGCCACCTACCACGCCCGCTTGTTACAGGTAAAgcctccccagcctcacctctgACCCCACTCTCTAGAAGTCCCCTGTCCAGACTGTGTCTGAGCCCCAGGCTTCCAGTAtcatcctcttctctctccttctacaGAAGCTGATAGAAGAGGTGCCCTTGGGACAGAGTATCCCCCGCAGGAGGAAGTAGCTGAGGGCAAGGGTCCCAATGAAGGTCCCGTGATCTGACTCCCCGGGAACACCTCCAGCACCAATAAAGAGGCATTTCCTTgcccaggcttcttggtggtccttcttccttcctgaccCCACCATGGGGGCACCagggaaagaggggggagggTGAACAGAGCTTTGCTAAAGGCCCCCTGCAGCCTGCCACCTGACCCTCTCTGGACTCAGGCAGAAGGAATTGATGCTGTGGGAGGCGAAGGGCAGCCCTCCCCCCATCCAGCCAcctggcctgggcttcctccttccctgactcctttctttctttcattgaatTCAGCTGATATTTGGGGTGACCTAGTAGGTACCAAGCAGGCACCGTGGGGGAACACAGATGCACAGTGGTACAGAGCTATCCAGAGGCCCCAGGCCAGACTCCGGGACACTGCGGCCTCCCTGGGGAAGCAGCGGTCTCATAGAGGTGGTCTGACACAAGCAAGGAGTATcttgagggaggaaagggaatgaGCCTGAGGCAGTAGGGTCCCTCCTCCAGACTCCAACCGCAGGATTCCGACGATAAGATTCTCAGATGCTGCTTCCCCCTGGTGGTAACCAGTTACCCTGCAACTCGGAGACCACGTGATTTCGGGGAAAAGGACCTCCCTGGAGGAGAACTGAAACTTAGGGTGGGGACTGTAGAAAGGGGCGGAGAGATCCAGGAGCTGCCTAGCCGGGAGCTGAGCTGAGGTCGGCTGAGCCCTGGGACAGCCTGCACAGCAGCTCAGGTAAGATTAACCAAAAATAGGTGTCAGCCTGGGTCTAGGCGGGAAGGCCCGTCTAGATTGGAGGTGGTGGGTAGAGGCTCCTGGGGACCTCTCTGCTAGACAGGAATAGACAGAAGGCCTGTGAGCGGGGAGCTGGAATTTGGCGTGTGAAAGACTGATGGGGGGGCCGGTGTCCCAAGCCCTCTAGGCAAAGGACAGGAGGACCTGCTACCGGGTTGTTTGGGGAAGAAGACTGCTGCTCTCTCCTGATTGTTTTCTTGCCTACTGGTCCTGCCCACTTCCGCCCGCCCacagctctgcccctgcccccagctccctgccccacctACCCCTGGGACAAGCAGAGTGGGGGGAAGGTTGGGGGGCATCGAAGGATAGGTTGTGGGAGTGGCGAGTGAAGAGGGTTAATGAGGCATCTCACAAGCAGCCACTGTGTCTATAAATACTTGGGGATCCAGACAGGGCCTCTCACCAGGAGCAGGACACCAGGGGAACAATGGATTCCTGAAAAACCTTAAAATTAAGACCAATGCCTAAGGTTCCCTTCCAGATGTCACAGCTCGggatgttaaaaagaaagtatttttggTCATTGCTAGTGATGGCAGAAATGAAACAATTCAGCCTCAGAAGTTTGAGATTATGCCTATAGAGGCAAAAGATGGATGAGATCTCTAGGGGCCCTTGCCGGAATCCAACCCCAAGGGCCAGGATCTCACTCTTCCCAAAGTATCAGTTCCCTGACACTTCCTGCTGCTTTTATACCCAGGATGACATCAGGCAGGGCACGTTGCACCCGAAAGCTCCGGAGCTGGGTGGTGGAGCAAGTGGAGAGCGGGCAGTTCCCGGGAGTGTGCTGGGAAGATGCGGCCAAGACCATGTTCCGGATTCCCTGGAAGCACGCAGGCAAGCAGGACTTCCGGGAGGATCAGGATGCCGCCTTCTTCAAGGTGAAAGGCCCAGAAACCGGCCCCTTGGAGGGAGGGGTGGAATATACACTGGCACTGTCACCCTCAAGCGGTTGCATCCACCTGGGTTTCAGATAAAGGGGAGGTTGCAGGGTAGAACCAGCTACGTTACATAATTGTCAGAGCCCCATGCAAGATGAAAATGCAAACCTTAGTAAGGATCTCAAGGTGGCAATAGCTGAGCAGAAACCTAGCATAGGCCCTTCTGTGTGAGCACTCAGGCCACACATCCGTGAAGCCAGCCTCGGTAAAGGATCTGCGGTCCACAACGTGCTGCCTCTTCTTTACTTCTGCTGTGTCCTAGGCCTGGGCGATATTTAAGGGAAAGTACAAGGAGGGGGACTCGGAAGGCCCTGCTATCTGGAAGACTCGTCTGCGCTGTGCTCTGAACAAGAGTTCTGAGTTCCAGGAGGTTCCTGAGAATGGCCACAGGGATGGGGCTGAGCCCTACAAGGTGTACCGGCTGCTGCCACCCGGAACCCTCCCCGGTGGGTGTCCCTTTGCCCCGCCACTCCTAGAATCGGCAGCCCGGGGAGGAAGGATGGAGCCCTGCGCCTCCTGGGAGGATGGTGGCCTCCCTCCAGGCCCCTCGGTCAGAGTTCTGCCCTGTCCTTGGGGGAGCAGGTTCCCTGCCAGTCCTGCCCATCCTTTCACTGCCTCctatctctccccttccctctgtgcccacttaaGGCTCtgaccttcctctccctctcaacGTTCCACAGCTCAGCCAGGGACCCAGAAATCACCATCAAAGCGACACCACAGTTCTGTGTCCTCTGAGAGGAAGGAGGACGAGGTTACCACGAAGAACTGCATACTCAGCCCCTCCTTGCTCCAGGACCCCCTCAAAAATGTGAGCTGGGGAGGGAACCAGGTGGGTCTGAGGGCAGAGCAGTAGCTGGGGGAGAGGTGGGCCAACGATAGAAACTGTGTCTGTAGGAGCTGGCGGAGAGCAGTGGGGGAGCAGCCTCTTCAGACTCCgggagcagcaacagcagcagcccgGAGCCTCAGGAAGGTACCGAGTGCCCTGCCTCTTGTGTCACCCCCATGCCACGCCCTCTGGCCCTTGGACTCCCCAGTCCGCTCTGAATGACCAGTGCCTCTGCCTCCCACCCAGGTAGGGACACAGCTGAGGCCCCTCTCCAAGGAGATCTGGTGTCCCCAGAGCTTCTGCCCCCTCCAGGTTCAGGTACTTGGCGTTTCTGACTCACTCCTGCCCCCGTCCTCCCTTGTCCTCCTGTGGCTATGCGTGTGTTATTAATCTGTCAGGGCTTGCAGCAAACCGGGGCCACCTTACTCAGAGGCACTGGTTTCTAGGCAGTGCACCTGCCACCACTCCAAACAGCTCACTTCTCAAAAATACCCCCTACACACTGTGTTCCCTGGAAATCCACTTTGAGACATTGATTCTGTTGGTTAAGGAGAGGACCGATCTCTGGGACCCTCTTGTAAACTGTAAGGCCCTGGCCATTAAGGCCTCAGCGGGAATCTGTGTATTAGCTCCTCTCCTGAGTGATGGGAAAGTATGATGGGAAGCCTTCTGGGCTGCCGAGGGTTGGCGGTGAGGATGAGGAGGGAGGGCGCCTTCTCTATCCTTAGAAGGTGCGGCTGCCGCCCCCACCTTGCGGCCTGCTTGGTCCTCACCAGCCCTTACCTGgtttctctctctgagcctcacattCCTCGCCAGCAAAATGAGGATGCTGGATTTGCAGGAAGCCTCTCTTCATTTCTCCAGAGCCTCTTGCTGGCCAGTGGGCCCCTGGGGAGGGGCGCCGGTGCAGCTGGCCTTTCTTTGTCCGCAGACTACTCTCTGCTGCTCACCTTCATCTACGATGGACGTGTGGTGGGTGAGGCCCAGGTGCAGAGCCTGGACTGCCGCCTCGTGGCTGAGCCCTCGGGCTCCCAGTGCGGCATGGAGCAGGTGATATTTCCCAAACCCGGCCCACGAGAGCCCACCCAGCGCTTGCTGAGCCAGCTCCAGAGAGGGGTCCTGGTGGCCAGCAACTCCCGAGGCCTCTTTGTGCAGCGCCTTTGCCCCATCCCCATCTCCTGGAATGCGCCCCAGGCTCCACCTGGTCCAGGCCCACACCTGCTGCCCAGCAATGAGTGCGTGGAGCTCTTCAGAACCGCGTATTTCTGCAGAGGTGAGGCTGCTCCCGCCGAGCACCTgagccccttcccccacctctgttCCCCCTCCGTGGGCCCGGCCACCACCCTGCACTCCCTCCAGCACATCCCCTGTCACAGCCCAGGCACGGCCCCTGCGCTCGTGCAGTGCTCAGCCCTGGcagccccccttccccagccaagGCCGCGGAAGATGAGGACCAGGTAAGCCCAGCACCAGGGTGTCACGCCTCGGGAGCACCACCACATGGGAGCGTACGGTAATCACGGGAAGGTGCGCCTCGTGGCACCCCCCCACCGGACACACCTGCACAGTGACCACTCACACATTCGCGAGAGCTTCGTGCATCACGTGCCCTCGCCCACCGCTCAGCCGCCCCTCAGCTTGCCCCTCTCCCATCCACGCTTGGAATCCCACTTCCTGCCTCCATTCCACTCTCAATTGGACTTCGGGGGTGGGGGCCCGGAGTATAGGGGACCCAGGGCCACGGGGTGCCCTAGTGCAGGGAGGCTGTGAGCAGGCAACAGAGGTGTGGCACAACTGCGTTAGCAGCCAGGGCTGCCGCCAAGAGGACTCTAagctcccccagctcccccaggTTTCAGGTTTTGTGACGACTGGCTACCTCTAAAAGGGGGCCCCTTTCCCTATTTGTCCACAGGCGAGTAGCAGCTTAGTTCCTAGCATTTCCCCTGGCACCAGGCAACAGCCTCACCACCCCGAGGCTCCTGCTCTGGCCTTGGTCTCTGAGTGGCCCCACTGCCACCACTCTTTCTCCATTATGGGATCCTCCCCAATTCCTCCCTGCCTGAGaccctctgtcttctctttcttccaactCTTGACCTTTTCTCTCAGACCTGGCCAGGTACTTCCAGGGCCTGGGCCCCGCACCCGAGTTCCAGGTGACACTGAATTTCTGGGAGGAGAGCCCTGGCCCCAACCACACCCCACAGAGTCTTATCACAGTGCAGGTGAGTCGGGATAGGGCAAGAACAGCCTGCCTGCATGGGAGTGGGGTGTTCAGGAGGAAGAGGGCCAGGAGCCCCTGGGTGTAGTGTCTGGCTCTGCCTGCCGTGCTCAcaaccccctctccccacctcttcgTGCAGATGGAGCAGGCCTTTGCCCGACATTTACTGGAGAAGACTCCAGAGGATCAGGCAGCCATCCTGTCCCTGGTGCAGAGCGTGGAGGACCCggcctccttctcctctctctgttcCTCCTATCTGCTTTGAGAGAGCCTCTTCCTCCACGCTCTCAACCTGC from Physeter macrocephalus isolate SW-GA unplaced genomic scaffold, ASM283717v5 random_16, whole genome shotgun sequence includes these protein-coding regions:
- the IRF9 gene encoding interferon regulatory factor 9 isoform X2, with the translated sequence MTSGRARCTRKLRSWVVEQVESGQFPGVCWEDAAKTMFRIPWKHAGKQDFREDQDAAFFKAWAIFKGKYKEGDSEGPAIWKTRLRCALNKSSEFQEVPENGHRDGAEPYKVYRLLPPGTLPAQPGTQKSPSKRHHSSVSSERKEDEVTTKNCILSPSLLQDPLKNELAESSGGAASSDSGSSNSSSPEPQEDYSLLLTFIYDGRVVGEAQVQSLDCRLVAEPSGSQCGMEQVIFPKPGPREPTQRLLSQLQRGVLVASNSRGLFVQRLCPIPISWNAPQAPPGPGPHLLPSNECVELFRTAYFCRDLARYFQGLGPAPEFQVTLNFWEESPGPNHTPQSLITVQMEQAFARHLLEKTPEDQAAILSLVQSVEDPASFSSLCSSYLL
- the IRF9 gene encoding interferon regulatory factor 9 isoform X1, with amino-acid sequence MTSGRARCTRKLRSWVVEQVESGQFPGVCWEDAAKTMFRIPWKHAGKQDFREDQDAAFFKAWAIFKGKYKEGDSEGPAIWKTRLRCALNKSSEFQEVPENGHRDGAEPYKVYRLLPPGTLPAQPGTQKSPSKRHHSSVSSERKEDEVTTKNCILSPSLLQDPLKNELAESSGGAASSDSGSSNSSSPEPQEGRDTAEAPLQGDLVSPELLPPPGSDYSLLLTFIYDGRVVGEAQVQSLDCRLVAEPSGSQCGMEQVIFPKPGPREPTQRLLSQLQRGVLVASNSRGLFVQRLCPIPISWNAPQAPPGPGPHLLPSNECVELFRTAYFCRDLARYFQGLGPAPEFQVTLNFWEESPGPNHTPQSLITVQMEQAFARHLLEKTPEDQAAILSLVQSVEDPASFSSLCSSYLL